In one window of Helianthus annuus cultivar XRQ/B chromosome 17, HanXRQr2.0-SUNRISE, whole genome shotgun sequence DNA:
- the LOC110923403 gene encoding E3 ubiquitin-protein ligase RMA1H1: protein MDHHPDEHEHENILNKDDKACKSMENLELDGVSGGFDCNICLDSVNDPVVTLCGHLYCWPCIYKWIHHQHDTSETLEKKNPRCPVCSCDVSEKNIVPLYGRGQAANHVNEEKSSGLREVIPPRPPTPRYGVMGTHDSQISHRGFQQRAPPPLVMPVRGSVDISAPISPSPTIGMLGEMVSGRILGDLDSPLFATPNSYSLAGVSTRRARRQATQADRSLSRIYAFLFCCIILCLLLFT, encoded by the coding sequence ATGGATCATCACCCTGATGAACATGAACATGAAAACATATTGAACAAAGATGATAAAGCATGCAAATCCATGGAGAATTTAGAGCTTGATGGTGTTTCCGGCGGATTCGACTGTAATATCTGTCTGGATTCGGTTAACGATCCGGTGGTGACACTTTGTGGTCATCTCTACTGCTGGCCTTGCATCTACAAGTGGATTCATCATCAACATGATACATCTGAAACCCTAGAAAAGAAAAACCCTCGGTGTCCTGTATGTAGTTGCGACGTGTCTGAAAAAAATATTGTCCCCTTATACGGCCGTGGACAGGCTGCAAATCATGTTAATGAAGAAAAGAGTTCGGGTTTAAGGGAGGTGATCCCACCCAGGCCTCCAACACCGCGATACGGGGTTATGGGCACACACGATTCACAAATTAGTCATCGTGGGTTTCAACAACGAGCTCCACCTCCTCTAGTTATGCCGGTTCGTGGTAGTGTGGATATATCGGCTCCAATTAGTCCTAGTCCAACTATAGGGATGCTTGGAGAGATGGTTTCGGGTAGGATTTTGGGGGATCTGGATAGTCCTTTGTTTGCTACGCCGAATTCGTATAGTTTGGCCGGGGTTAGTACTCGACGAGCGAGAAGGCAGGCGACACAGGCCGATAGATCGCTTAGTCGAATTTACGCTTTCTTGTTTTGTTGCATAATTTTGTGTCTTCTCTTGTTTACATAA